In a single window of the Arthrobacter sp. StoSoilA2 genome:
- a CDS encoding LytR C-terminal domain-containing protein — protein sequence MTQLHGHHVVTGPELRATFAEDARAQRSRFRRRVFHAIVLVLLVGVIAAGAVGAWAIMNGVIRIPTAIASKAPTSLCPTTTFDYVPNETVNINVFNATSRAGLANTVADEFTARGYKVLSVDNSDTAYSGIGVVVSGVKGQAAAFNVQRNLAGTDYFQDNREDESVDVVLTRGFQGLVEPQLVDQTPGKLSCPREDLRIADNSRWPIIPTRPAQ from the coding sequence GTGACGCAGTTGCACGGGCACCATGTGGTGACCGGACCTGAGCTTCGCGCCACGTTCGCCGAGGACGCCCGTGCCCAACGCAGCCGCTTCCGGCGCCGCGTCTTCCACGCCATTGTCCTTGTCCTGCTGGTAGGCGTCATAGCAGCCGGAGCAGTTGGTGCCTGGGCCATCATGAATGGTGTCATCAGGATTCCCACGGCGATCGCCAGCAAAGCGCCAACCAGCCTGTGCCCCACCACTACATTCGACTACGTGCCGAACGAAACCGTGAACATCAACGTCTTCAATGCCACCTCGCGGGCAGGGCTGGCCAATACTGTCGCCGACGAGTTCACAGCACGGGGGTACAAGGTCCTTTCCGTGGACAACAGCGACACCGCGTACTCGGGAATCGGGGTGGTGGTCTCGGGAGTCAAGGGCCAGGCAGCCGCATTCAACGTCCAGCGGAATTTGGCCGGAACGGATTACTTCCAGGACAACCGCGAAGACGAATCAGTGGACGTGGTCCTCACCCGGGGCTTTCAGGGCTTGGTTGAACCGCAACTCGTGGACCAGACTCCAGGCAAACTCAGCTGTCCGCGCGAGGACCTGAGAATCGCGGACAACTCCCGGTGGCCGATCATCCCCACCCGCCCCGCGCAGTAG
- a CDS encoding DsbA family oxidoreductase: MKIEIWSDVACPWCYIGKRRFETALAQFPHRDSVDIEWKSYQLDPSIPGHYDGTELDYLSKRKGLAPQQVKQMFAHVTETAKGEGLDYHFDKVVVANSFTAHRLIHLAAAHGRQDAAKEQLLSDHFEHGEDIGNQEYLTKLGAALELPPNEVAVLFTTDKYSDAVNEDINEARAIGVTGVPFFVIDRKYGISGAQPAELFSEALNQAWQEANPLIPVGASDAEACGPDGCSI; the protein is encoded by the coding sequence ATGAAGATTGAGATCTGGTCCGACGTCGCGTGTCCCTGGTGCTACATCGGCAAGCGCCGCTTTGAGACTGCCCTGGCACAGTTCCCCCACCGTGATTCCGTGGACATCGAGTGGAAGAGCTACCAGCTGGATCCCTCAATCCCCGGGCACTATGACGGCACGGAATTGGACTACCTGAGCAAACGCAAGGGCCTGGCTCCGCAACAGGTCAAGCAAATGTTCGCCCACGTCACGGAGACCGCCAAGGGCGAGGGCCTGGACTATCACTTCGACAAGGTAGTAGTTGCCAACAGCTTCACGGCCCACCGCCTCATCCACCTCGCCGCAGCCCATGGCCGCCAGGATGCCGCCAAGGAACAGTTGCTCAGCGATCACTTTGAGCACGGTGAGGACATCGGCAACCAGGAATACCTCACGAAACTTGGCGCCGCTCTGGAACTGCCGCCCAACGAGGTCGCAGTGCTGTTCACCACCGACAAATATTCGGACGCCGTCAACGAGGACATCAATGAAGCCCGCGCCATCGGCGTCACCGGTGTTCCGTTCTTCGTGATCGACCGCAAGTACGGCATCTCCGGAGCCCAGCCGGCGGAGCTCTTCAGCGAGGCCCTGAACCAGGCGTGGCAGGAAGCCAATCCCCTGATCCCCGTGGGCGCATCCGACGCCGAAGCCTGCGGCCCGGACGGCTGCAGCATTTAA
- a CDS encoding alpha-N-arabinofuranosidase, translating to MSRARITLDRDFTIGEVPRRLFGSFVEHMGRCVYSGIYEPGHPEADENGFRQDVLKLVKELGATVIRYPGGNFVSGYNWEDGIGPRETRPRRLDGAWHTVETNAFGLHEFVDWSKQAGTEIMEAINLGTRGVDAAREIVEYANHPGGSYWSDLRAKNGHKDPFDIKLWCLGNEMDGPWQIGHKTAEEYGRLAQEAAKAMRFVDPDIELVACGSSNSRMPTFGAWEQTVLTHTYDEVDYVSLHAYYFEEEGDVGSFLASAVDTDYFIESVIATADAVRAKGKHKKHISLSFDEWNVWYQRGRDTEDQLSNIVKAPWREHPRVIEDKYNVTDAVVVGTLLNSLLRHGDRVKIANQAQLVNVIAPILSEENGPAWKQTIFHPFARMAELATGQILRLSVDSDKYENARFGGTDLVDVSATWNEETGRVALFFANRGLEEAADVEAALRGFDARQVLRAEVLEIPEGGDRFTINTQDQQGRVGMKPLEGVKATGSELRLTLPALSWAVVELEVVKN from the coding sequence ATGTCCCGCGCACGCATCACCCTCGATCGAGATTTCACCATCGGCGAGGTACCCAGGCGCCTCTTCGGCTCCTTCGTGGAGCACATGGGCCGCTGTGTCTACAGCGGCATCTACGAACCCGGCCACCCTGAGGCCGACGAGAACGGCTTCCGGCAGGACGTCCTGAAGCTGGTCAAGGAACTAGGTGCAACTGTCATCCGGTACCCAGGCGGCAACTTCGTCTCCGGCTATAACTGGGAAGACGGCATCGGCCCGCGCGAAACCCGGCCCCGCCGCCTGGACGGTGCCTGGCACACCGTGGAAACGAATGCTTTCGGCCTGCACGAGTTCGTGGACTGGTCCAAGCAGGCCGGCACGGAAATCATGGAAGCCATCAACCTGGGCACCAGGGGAGTGGATGCTGCCCGCGAGATCGTCGAGTACGCCAACCACCCTGGCGGCAGCTACTGGTCCGATCTCCGCGCCAAGAACGGCCACAAGGACCCGTTCGATATCAAGCTGTGGTGCCTGGGCAACGAAATGGACGGTCCTTGGCAGATCGGCCACAAGACCGCCGAGGAGTATGGGCGGCTTGCCCAGGAAGCGGCCAAGGCCATGCGGTTCGTGGACCCGGACATTGAATTGGTGGCCTGCGGCAGTTCCAACTCCCGGATGCCTACGTTCGGTGCCTGGGAGCAGACGGTCCTCACCCACACCTACGACGAAGTGGATTACGTTTCCCTCCACGCCTACTACTTCGAAGAAGAAGGCGACGTCGGCAGCTTCCTGGCGTCCGCCGTCGATACTGACTACTTCATCGAGTCAGTGATCGCCACCGCGGACGCCGTTCGGGCGAAGGGCAAGCACAAGAAGCACATCAGCCTGTCCTTCGACGAATGGAACGTCTGGTACCAGCGTGGGCGGGACACCGAGGACCAGTTGAGCAACATCGTCAAGGCCCCGTGGCGGGAGCACCCCCGCGTCATCGAGGACAAGTACAACGTGACGGATGCCGTGGTGGTGGGGACCCTGCTCAACTCGCTGCTCCGCCACGGCGACCGCGTCAAGATCGCCAACCAGGCGCAGCTTGTCAACGTGATCGCGCCGATCCTCTCGGAAGAGAACGGGCCGGCATGGAAGCAGACCATCTTCCACCCGTTCGCCCGGATGGCCGAGCTTGCCACGGGCCAGATCCTGCGGCTTTCCGTGGACTCGGACAAGTACGAGAATGCGCGGTTCGGCGGCACGGACCTTGTGGATGTCAGCGCCACGTGGAACGAGGAAACGGGGCGCGTTGCGCTGTTCTTCGCCAACCGTGGGCTGGAAGAAGCGGCCGACGTCGAGGCAGCCCTTCGAGGTTTCGACGCGCGCCAGGTGCTCCGCGCCGAAGTCCTGGAGATCCCCGAGGGCGGTGACAGGTTCACCATCAACACGCAGGACCAGCAGGGTCGGGTCGGCATGAAGCCGCTGGAAGGCGTCAAGGCGACTGGTTCGGAACTCCGGCTGACGCTGCCCGCATTGTCCTGGGCCGTCGTCGAGCTTGAGGTTGTGAAAAACTAG
- a CDS encoding sugar ABC transporter permease, whose amino-acid sequence MSSSTLSRQTSQPRTTRSPGIKAGLSLRRSRDTLNGWAFAAPFLIFFLVFLIWPILYGFYMSLTGKSLTGANDTLIGFSNYAEAFADAGMWRSLGNTLYFTVISTVPLVLIALVMAALLNIGLPAQWLWRLSYFAPFLLASTVVSLFFVWMYNPQLGLINDFLSKFGIAKVGWLNDPNVAMWSIVIATLWWTVGFNFLLYLAAMQNIPVQHYEAASLDGAGAWRQFFSITMPQLTPTTVMIVLLQILASLKVFDQIYQMTGGGPGGSTRPVVQYIFETGFTGYRLGYSAAISYIFFGLIVLVSALQFVITRRRSV is encoded by the coding sequence ATGAGTTCCTCTACACTGTCCCGGCAGACCAGCCAACCACGGACAACACGCAGCCCAGGCATCAAGGCCGGGCTATCTCTCCGAAGAAGCCGGGACACCCTGAACGGGTGGGCATTCGCAGCGCCCTTCCTGATTTTCTTCCTCGTATTCCTCATTTGGCCTATTCTGTACGGCTTTTACATGAGTCTCACGGGCAAATCCCTGACAGGCGCCAACGACACCCTCATCGGATTTTCCAACTACGCCGAAGCCTTTGCCGATGCCGGGATGTGGCGTTCACTGGGCAACACGTTGTACTTCACAGTCATCAGCACGGTTCCCCTGGTGCTGATTGCGTTGGTGATGGCGGCCCTCTTGAACATCGGCCTTCCAGCCCAGTGGCTGTGGCGGCTCTCCTACTTTGCGCCGTTCCTGCTGGCATCCACAGTTGTGTCGCTGTTCTTTGTCTGGATGTACAACCCGCAGCTCGGCCTGATCAACGATTTCCTGTCAAAGTTCGGCATAGCAAAAGTGGGGTGGCTCAACGATCCCAATGTGGCCATGTGGTCAATCGTGATCGCGACACTCTGGTGGACTGTTGGCTTCAACTTCCTGCTCTACCTGGCGGCAATGCAGAACATCCCCGTCCAGCACTATGAAGCAGCGTCATTGGACGGCGCAGGCGCTTGGCGGCAATTCTTCTCCATCACGATGCCGCAGCTCACGCCCACAACCGTGATGATTGTGTTGCTCCAGATCCTGGCTTCCCTGAAAGTCTTTGACCAGATTTACCAGATGACAGGCGGGGGTCCGGGCGGATCTACCCGTCCCGTGGTCCAGTACATCTTCGAAACCGGGTTCACCGGATACAGGCTGGGATATTCCGCAGCTATCTCCTACATCTTCTTCGGACTGATCGTGCTGGTTTCCGCGCTGCAGTTCGTCATCACCCGCCGCAGGAGCGTATAG
- a CDS encoding type II toxin-antitoxin system VapB family antitoxin, with product MIFKAVGEGRPYPDHGYSAPRDWAALPPRPVRLDELVTTKRTLDLEALLAEDSTFFGDLFPHVVQYQGVLYLEDGLHRAVRTALHQRTAIHARVLVIDG from the coding sequence GTGATCTTCAAAGCTGTGGGCGAGGGACGCCCGTACCCTGACCATGGATATTCCGCGCCGCGTGACTGGGCTGCCCTTCCACCGCGGCCCGTTCGCCTCGATGAACTTGTTACCACCAAGCGCACCCTGGATCTGGAGGCATTGCTCGCAGAAGATTCAACATTTTTTGGGGATTTGTTCCCGCACGTGGTCCAGTACCAGGGCGTGCTGTACCTCGAAGATGGGCTCCATCGGGCAGTCCGTACCGCGCTCCACCAGAGGACGGCCATTCACGCACGCGTATTGGTAATCGATGGCTAG
- a CDS encoding LacI family DNA-binding transcriptional regulator, whose product MRATVKDVARRAGVSPKTVSNVMNGIVPVSAPTRLRVEQAMQELDYVPNLSARGLRNGRSGVIALALPDLATPFSAEIAQNIVEVAHEQGWSVQIEETGSDPQREHELMTRARSNLIDGLILNPVVLDESAVKVGVALPPVVLLGEVTQELADRVYVDSFAAARDMTLALAKPGRRRIAVLGINKTRQSATSIQRRQGYEAALAELGIPLDESLLISCGQWTPGSAAESLMHYLESNPLPEALFCFTDSLAIGALNALWKKGVRVPDDIAVAGFDDVMDGRYAVPSLTTVSFDKRTIATEALRLLTERMADRGQGQRVVTVDYSIVERDSSR is encoded by the coding sequence TTGCGGGCAACGGTCAAGGATGTGGCGCGCCGCGCGGGAGTATCGCCGAAAACCGTCTCGAACGTCATGAACGGAATCGTGCCGGTCAGCGCTCCAACGCGGCTCAGGGTTGAGCAAGCAATGCAGGAGCTCGACTACGTGCCCAACCTTTCTGCGCGCGGACTCCGCAACGGCCGCTCGGGTGTAATCGCGCTGGCCTTGCCGGATCTGGCCACCCCGTTCTCGGCTGAGATAGCCCAGAACATTGTGGAAGTAGCCCATGAGCAGGGCTGGAGCGTCCAGATCGAGGAAACAGGTTCGGATCCGCAGCGCGAGCATGAGCTGATGACCCGAGCGCGCTCCAACCTCATTGACGGCCTGATTCTCAACCCTGTGGTGCTGGATGAAAGTGCCGTGAAGGTTGGGGTGGCTTTGCCTCCTGTGGTCCTGTTGGGCGAAGTGACCCAGGAGCTTGCGGACCGGGTTTACGTGGACAGTTTCGCGGCGGCGCGCGATATGACGCTTGCCCTGGCCAAGCCCGGACGCCGGCGCATCGCCGTGCTGGGTATCAACAAGACCAGGCAGTCTGCCACCTCGATCCAACGGAGACAGGGTTACGAGGCTGCGCTTGCGGAGTTGGGGATTCCGCTGGATGAATCCTTGCTGATCTCCTGCGGTCAATGGACTCCTGGCTCCGCCGCCGAATCCCTGATGCATTACCTGGAATCCAACCCGCTGCCTGAGGCGTTGTTCTGCTTCACGGATTCGCTGGCCATTGGCGCCCTCAATGCGCTGTGGAAAAAGGGCGTCCGTGTTCCTGACGATATAGCGGTGGCTGGTTTCGACGACGTCATGGATGGGCGCTACGCGGTTCCCTCCCTGACCACGGTGTCTTTCGATAAACGAACCATCGCCACCGAAGCCCTGCGCCTCCTCACCGAGCGAATGGCGGACAGGGGCCAGGGGCAACGTGTTGTCACCGTTGACTACAGCATTGTGGAGCGGGACAGCAGCCGCTGA
- a CDS encoding carbohydrate ABC transporter permease produces MATTTLTRSTPASGSRQVIRQPRKKLTVGKIAAVTVAAFIAVLWLIPFAWATVTAFKSEADASASKVSWFPPSGFTFDAFVNVFQAGNIPLWTWNSLYTSAAITAITLVISALIAYALSRIEFKGKKVLMVVIIAAIIVPPPVLMIPLFYQMLAFKMIDTSWAIILPQVIHPAMVFVLKKFFDQIPHELEEAAVMDGASRLRIFVQIILPLSRPILAAVAIFVFIGAWNNFLWPFISTNDDSLLTLPVGLQTIKSAYGVQYAQNMASALLAALPLIVVFLFFQRQIIKGVATTGLAGT; encoded by the coding sequence ATGGCAACCACCACCCTCACCCGTTCGACCCCAGCCAGCGGTAGCCGCCAAGTCATACGGCAGCCGCGCAAAAAGCTGACAGTGGGCAAGATCGCGGCAGTCACAGTGGCCGCCTTCATTGCGGTCCTCTGGCTGATTCCTTTCGCCTGGGCCACGGTTACTGCGTTCAAGTCCGAAGCGGATGCGTCAGCGTCCAAGGTCAGCTGGTTCCCGCCGTCGGGCTTTACCTTTGACGCTTTCGTCAATGTGTTCCAGGCAGGGAACATCCCGCTCTGGACGTGGAACTCGCTCTACACTTCCGCGGCCATCACGGCAATCACACTGGTGATCTCGGCTCTTATTGCTTACGCACTCTCCAGGATCGAGTTCAAAGGCAAGAAGGTCCTGATGGTCGTGATCATCGCAGCCATCATTGTCCCGCCACCCGTGCTGATGATTCCGCTCTTTTACCAAATGCTCGCGTTCAAAATGATCGATACCTCGTGGGCCATCATCCTGCCGCAGGTGATTCACCCCGCCATGGTGTTCGTACTCAAGAAGTTCTTCGACCAGATCCCGCATGAACTTGAAGAAGCGGCAGTGATGGACGGTGCCAGCCGTCTCCGGATCTTCGTGCAGATCATCCTGCCGTTGTCCCGGCCCATCCTGGCCGCCGTCGCGATCTTCGTGTTCATCGGTGCGTGGAACAACTTCCTGTGGCCGTTCATCTCCACCAACGACGACTCCCTGCTGACCCTCCCGGTGGGCCTGCAAACCATCAAGAGCGCCTACGGCGTCCAGTACGCGCAGAACATGGCGTCTGCCTTGCTGGCAGCTTTGCCGCTCATCGTTGTCTTCCTGTTCTTCCAACGCCAGATCATCAAGGGCGTCGCGACGACGGGACTCGCCGGAACCTGA
- a CDS encoding MFS transporter — protein sequence MIHPTRTTASVDTPIPKETSSKFKRRFMVRLVAVFIGGMFLDGYILGIIGPVTGLMRSDLQLDALSLGMIAAGPLVGIFVGSPLAGWATDKFGRKPMFLVDMGLFLFASAAQFFITSGDGAVIQLAAIRFLMGVAIGGEYSIGGPLLSEFSPPKLRGRLLGLTLVAWYVGFMMAFIIGTLLHDAGTPWRLVLGTSTILALVLFLARMGLPESPSWLITKGRHQEALAIARRYVESPQMHDSITGEMDLRMIQEAEAAKSGTKIKNASFGMLFSRQNWRATVFTAGFWFCAVTPYFAIATFADEVLNQFGFGGGWAGGVGLSALAVAGVVTSVLLIDKLGRRILTVPGQWLCAGILLVIGVWADAPAILVLVLFLAFSFFNAGYTTMTQVYPAEVFPGHLRGVGMGFAASFSRIGAALGTFALPWAIANIGMGATMVVAAAVALLGAALSQWLAPETKGRTLAEISADFSH from the coding sequence ATGATCCATCCGACCAGGACGACGGCCTCCGTCGACACCCCCATACCAAAAGAGACCAGCTCCAAGTTCAAACGCCGCTTCATGGTGCGGCTTGTCGCGGTCTTCATCGGCGGGATGTTCCTCGACGGCTACATTCTCGGAATTATCGGCCCCGTCACCGGACTCATGCGGTCAGATCTCCAGCTCGACGCACTATCGCTGGGCATGATCGCCGCAGGTCCGTTGGTTGGTATCTTCGTCGGCTCCCCGCTGGCCGGCTGGGCTACTGACAAGTTCGGACGCAAACCCATGTTCCTCGTGGACATGGGCCTGTTCCTGTTCGCCTCAGCAGCCCAGTTCTTCATAACCTCCGGGGACGGGGCCGTGATCCAGCTTGCCGCCATCCGGTTCCTCATGGGCGTCGCCATCGGTGGCGAATACTCAATCGGTGGGCCGTTGCTATCAGAGTTCTCCCCTCCGAAGCTCCGCGGGCGATTGCTCGGGCTGACCTTGGTCGCCTGGTACGTCGGTTTCATGATGGCATTCATCATCGGCACGCTCCTGCACGACGCCGGCACCCCCTGGCGCCTGGTACTCGGCACGAGCACGATACTCGCACTCGTCCTGTTCCTCGCCCGCATGGGCCTCCCCGAATCGCCGAGCTGGCTTATTACGAAGGGCCGGCATCAGGAAGCACTCGCGATCGCACGCAGATACGTCGAATCGCCCCAGATGCACGACAGCATCACCGGAGAGATGGATCTGAGGATGATCCAGGAGGCCGAAGCCGCGAAGAGCGGGACCAAAATCAAGAACGCCTCCTTCGGAATGCTGTTCTCGAGGCAGAACTGGCGCGCCACCGTCTTCACTGCAGGTTTTTGGTTCTGCGCGGTCACTCCGTACTTCGCAATCGCGACCTTCGCCGACGAGGTGCTCAACCAATTCGGCTTCGGCGGCGGCTGGGCCGGTGGAGTCGGCCTGTCCGCACTTGCGGTCGCGGGCGTTGTTACCAGCGTTCTTTTGATTGACAAGCTCGGTCGCCGAATCCTCACTGTGCCCGGGCAGTGGCTCTGCGCGGGCATCCTGCTGGTCATCGGAGTCTGGGCGGACGCACCAGCAATCCTCGTGCTCGTCCTGTTTCTCGCCTTCTCCTTCTTCAATGCCGGCTACACCACAATGACCCAGGTCTATCCGGCCGAGGTATTCCCCGGCCACCTGCGTGGCGTCGGCATGGGCTTCGCCGCGTCCTTCAGCCGCATCGGAGCCGCACTCGGCACCTTCGCCCTGCCCTGGGCGATCGCCAACATCGGCATGGGCGCAACCATGGTCGTAGCCGCCGCCGTCGCATTACTCGGCGCAGCCCTCTCGCAATGGCTCGCGCCTGAGACCAAGGGGCGCACCCTCGCGGAGATCTCAGCAGACTTCTCCCACTGA
- a CDS encoding glycosyltransferase family 4 protein, with amino-acid sequence MRVGLIVGPWFTVPPERYGGTERVVDALARALSDAGHDVLLAAASDSTCPVPLLRGFGPSEPEELGLTLSELHHVIKAYAGMKDVDIIHDHTLAGPLYAHRPPGVPVVTTVHGPLTPRYAGLYRDMAQDTAIIGISHDQCSRISDLQISAVIHHGLDLSTVSVGDGAGGYACFVGRMCPDKGLLEAVAVAREAGVPLRIAAKMHAKDEQDYFHDVVEPVLGSQEEFLGELSDPEKYELMGGAMAMINPIQWHEPFGLVMIESLATGTPVLSTPMGAAPEIVRHGVTGYLAQTNELAGFVQDVQGLSRAECRRTVDEYFNAARMAADHLELYATVIEEFKAGALPGNGKLQDNQRQAPINL; translated from the coding sequence ATGCGCGTTGGACTCATCGTTGGACCATGGTTCACAGTGCCCCCGGAACGGTATGGCGGCACGGAACGGGTTGTGGATGCCTTGGCCCGTGCCTTATCCGATGCAGGGCATGACGTACTCCTGGCGGCGGCGTCTGACAGCACCTGCCCCGTTCCGCTGCTGCGGGGCTTCGGGCCGAGCGAGCCTGAAGAGCTGGGGCTGACGCTCAGCGAGTTACACCACGTCATCAAGGCTTATGCCGGCATGAAGGACGTGGACATTATCCATGACCACACCCTTGCCGGACCTCTCTACGCCCACCGGCCGCCGGGTGTTCCCGTGGTGACCACCGTCCATGGCCCGCTGACACCGAGGTATGCAGGGCTCTACCGGGATATGGCCCAGGACACCGCGATCATTGGCATTTCGCATGATCAATGCAGCCGCATCTCCGACCTTCAAATATCGGCGGTCATTCACCATGGCCTGGATCTGTCCACCGTTTCCGTCGGCGACGGCGCCGGCGGATATGCATGCTTTGTCGGACGCATGTGCCCGGACAAGGGCTTGCTGGAGGCGGTGGCCGTTGCCCGTGAGGCCGGGGTGCCGCTCCGCATCGCTGCCAAGATGCATGCCAAGGATGAGCAGGATTACTTCCACGACGTCGTGGAGCCGGTCCTTGGTTCCCAGGAAGAATTCCTGGGCGAACTCTCAGACCCGGAGAAGTACGAACTGATGGGCGGAGCGATGGCCATGATCAACCCCATCCAATGGCATGAACCGTTCGGGCTGGTAATGATCGAGTCGTTGGCCACCGGAACACCAGTACTGTCCACGCCGATGGGCGCGGCACCGGAAATAGTCCGGCATGGCGTCACAGGATATCTCGCGCAGACCAATGAACTCGCAGGGTTTGTACAGGACGTGCAAGGGCTTAGCCGTGCGGAATGCCGGCGCACCGTGGATGAGTATTTCAACGCAGCACGGATGGCGGCGGACCATCTGGAGCTTTATGCCACGGTCATCGAAGAATTCAAGGCCGGAGCCCTTCCCGGCAACGGCAAGTTGCAAGACAATCAGAGGCAAGCCCCCATCAACCTGTGA
- a CDS encoding TetR/AcrR family transcriptional regulator, which translates to MPRITAATNAAQRAETQRRILTAFGELLFTHGLPGLTMTDVARHAGVGRTAVYNYYADMEQLLIAYALDETERFIVDLRDSLAALENPVDRLALYVRAQVEDLSRRHLPPGPAMAAVLSPASFAKLADHVGELNVLLQDILTDGVQQGYLPDTDVAQLARLIHGTLSASAARRNRTPDGGTPPPAPASDVEPQTAQTVRFIQLGAGAQFDEAGKPVRLDALTL; encoded by the coding sequence ATGCCCAGGATCACGGCCGCCACGAACGCTGCCCAACGCGCCGAGACCCAACGCCGTATTCTGACCGCCTTCGGTGAACTCCTCTTCACCCACGGGCTGCCCGGCCTCACCATGACCGACGTCGCGCGCCACGCAGGCGTTGGCCGCACCGCCGTTTACAACTACTACGCAGACATGGAGCAGTTGCTCATCGCGTACGCGCTGGATGAAACCGAGCGCTTCATCGTGGACCTTCGGGATTCGCTGGCAGCCCTTGAAAACCCAGTGGACAGGCTGGCCCTCTACGTCCGCGCCCAGGTGGAGGACCTCAGCCGCCGCCACCTACCGCCAGGCCCAGCGATGGCCGCCGTTCTTTCCCCGGCCTCGTTCGCGAAGCTCGCGGACCACGTGGGCGAGCTCAACGTCCTCCTCCAGGACATCCTCACTGACGGCGTCCAGCAGGGCTACCTCCCGGACACTGATGTCGCCCAGTTGGCGCGGCTCATTCACGGCACACTGTCTGCCAGTGCAGCACGACGCAACCGAACGCCCGACGGCGGGACTCCCCCGCCTGCCCCAGCCTCCGACGTCGAGCCCCAGACAGCGCAAACGGTTCGATTCATCCAACTGGGTGCGGGAGCGCAGTTCGACGAAGCGGGCAAGCCCGTCCGCCTGGATGCACTGACGCTATAA
- a CDS encoding extracellular solute-binding protein, whose translation MKQFESLTGKQLTRRQLLTGSALLGGGLLATSLTGCGGAAQAGEVREIGFWHLLSGGDGTKMQAMIANANQANPGFKVHPTVLAWGPPYYTKLAMASAGGRPPEVAIMHASRVPGYAPGGLIEPWDLGLLAENGITPENFAPRIWEKGQQDGKVFSLALDSHPFIMFYNTDIAGKAGLLESNGLLQEVNSPDAFKAMALEMQKVTKAHGLSLGYLNLGAQMWRLFYTLYKQHGAEIVLTPGQPMQADRDAAIESLEFMASLFDDTIAAKGNDINTGIAEFVRGDSGMLFSGGWELPTMKKAKLPVDAATIPTLYGTPASYADSHSFVLPRQLVVDEEKRKDAYKFVSDILKGSLLWAEAGHIPAYQPVVQSPAYGELTPQIHYANAADIINYDPEAWFSGSGSDWQNYFAEYIQNVLLGRTKAAEGWDGFVARTNDLLSRPNPV comes from the coding sequence GTGAAGCAGTTTGAATCATTGACCGGGAAACAGTTGACCCGGAGACAGTTATTGACTGGATCGGCCCTCCTCGGCGGCGGGCTTCTGGCCACCAGCCTCACAGGCTGTGGAGGCGCGGCCCAAGCCGGCGAAGTCAGGGAGATCGGCTTCTGGCATCTCTTGTCCGGCGGCGACGGTACCAAGATGCAAGCGATGATCGCCAATGCCAACCAAGCCAATCCCGGTTTCAAGGTGCACCCCACCGTGTTGGCATGGGGCCCGCCCTATTACACCAAGCTGGCCATGGCATCTGCCGGGGGCCGGCCTCCAGAGGTAGCCATTATGCACGCCAGCCGAGTTCCCGGATATGCCCCGGGCGGCCTCATTGAGCCCTGGGATCTGGGGCTGCTCGCGGAGAATGGCATCACGCCGGAGAACTTCGCGCCGCGCATCTGGGAAAAGGGCCAGCAAGACGGAAAGGTCTTCTCCCTGGCGCTGGACTCGCACCCGTTCATCATGTTCTATAACACGGACATAGCCGGCAAAGCGGGTCTCCTGGAAAGCAACGGCCTCTTGCAGGAGGTGAATTCACCGGACGCATTCAAGGCCATGGCACTGGAGATGCAAAAAGTCACCAAGGCCCACGGTCTTTCCCTTGGATACCTGAACCTCGGCGCGCAGATGTGGCGGCTGTTCTACACCCTGTACAAGCAGCACGGCGCGGAAATTGTGCTGACTCCCGGCCAACCCATGCAGGCTGATCGGGACGCTGCCATAGAGTCACTGGAATTCATGGCCTCCCTCTTTGATGACACCATCGCAGCCAAGGGCAATGACATCAATACCGGCATCGCAGAGTTTGTCCGGGGCGACTCGGGAATGCTCTTCAGCGGCGGCTGGGAACTACCCACCATGAAGAAAGCGAAACTGCCTGTCGACGCTGCCACCATCCCCACCCTTTACGGGACACCGGCTTCCTACGCCGACTCGCATTCCTTCGTCCTTCCGCGGCAACTCGTGGTGGATGAAGAGAAGCGTAAAGACGCATATAAGTTCGTCAGCGACATCCTCAAGGGTTCGCTGTTATGGGCTGAGGCAGGCCACATCCCGGCATACCAGCCTGTGGTTCAATCGCCGGCCTACGGGGAGCTCACGCCCCAGATCCACTACGCCAACGCGGCGGACATCATCAACTACGATCCCGAGGCCTGGTTCAGCGGATCCGGCTCGGACTGGCAAAACTATTTTGCCGAGTACATCCAGAACGTACTTCTGGGACGCACCAAAGCAGCTGAGGGGTGGGACGGCTTCGTGGCCCGCACCAACGACCTTCTATCCCGGCCCAATCCGGTCTGA